A single region of the Tachyglossus aculeatus isolate mTacAcu1 chromosome X1, mTacAcu1.pri, whole genome shotgun sequence genome encodes:
- the CX1H5orf46 gene encoding uncharacterized protein C5orf46 homolog, which translates to MAPKALRLAIVFGLLALTLPCHADDKPPDAGKEASESLPEILHLLGTRIIESTVDYLLTAMIRRSGRMDLEEKSAEHPTG; encoded by the exons ATGGCCCCTAAGGCACTCCGGCTGGCCATTGTCTTTGGACTCTTGGCCTTGACGCTCCCCTGTCATGCTG ATGACAAGCCTCCGGATGCTGGAAAGGAAGCAAGTGAAAGCCTCCCCGAGATCTTGCACTTGCTAGGCACCAGGATCATCGAGTCAACGGTGGACTACCTTCTCACGGCCATGATTAGACGAAG CGGACGTATGGATTTGGAAGAAAAGTCTGCCGAACACCCAACCGGCTAG